In Chelonoidis abingdonii isolate Lonesome George chromosome 15, CheloAbing_2.0, whole genome shotgun sequence, the following are encoded in one genomic region:
- the ZNF518A gene encoding zinc finger protein 518A produces MPSEKEQTFCDKKPTTLLQDAAAKKLCVCIPDNAVEKALVNDTRSVMLPPLILDVSLSYGLKNVKIDLPKVNIPNEVVLKNEVDRFRKLFQCKEQTARKSLSQEKVNGSHLNCSESYSLQSKPEVQFEEEGLKTSAKILNFTCTKCRDKIRYSPNDLQKHFQLLHYGELPSYPCEMCNFSANDFQLFKQHRRIHRSTLVKCEICNDEHIYTLLDLTKHFTSKHCIDGHFQCEKCGFSTRDVGTFVQHIHRHNEIQYKCGKCHHVSFTKGEFQEHLLVHTGAFPFSCQYCNYSAPRKDYLLKHVIALHRDHLYAKDKLEKDKCEKRIVKTPAGLKLILRRYKTGASRKALWRRKRINNGNDKTEEQNAQVLRNLNKIQPRSEELNQSIKELHMNEEKDQIIHNEKHNLQGGTVSPTTMQYNKAEDGSSFGLGLMKNAVHGPTVLMVKNNKISVPANYSAKFMGFKMVDGKQHIVIKLLPTNKQNVYFSGQKSDGVKDVSADSLLQTADTFGLSSSATSHVTNQQTLKNNSLHSLTSTPFSFSTPSGKTKAEKQNNALSRGKTISQTIESPTVVIGKNATHLPMKPGSTAPPCDLVTKVGTRGNVLSWESCIAHSRPQVLSPTVTNTLHYDPMKMPFPKIQNGGVSNNGGPNHLYYPSVDSSNQGLLPFHNYSKIDSSDNPCGIWMPTDDKPKDFMSSKMLLPQNSLRSDSTASFSQSVRGLNPEKCVSSQLNINSVYGHVNTKNNSVSSRNQSKCIIDRQCFMEKWHGGSKQYLDTNINQVFENVAEKSKAENISDCANSSLMPKITSVFSLHSKQASNYLSPEVNQLLQDVLKVKSTTPQESHNKLNTCVKLHCDQSFSCHQTDSKTFTHLKDSTARGLASSSNVGVHMSKRELNVKCSTINEGICFGKERQAPVTSHDAEETDKLSRTAGVGTLLKTHTDAIITQQLVKDRMRSATQNPSSFSPVLPEQKKTLLVQTPPPGFLVPLHLANQPSLQVVSGKPLPSASSSEVHLTKSIPASFLLNKRPGMILTFSSGTLGTVANVTGDSSQILGRVTSKEYRKITVPTSKTELKNDSVRSVNNSSGVSIVSDGAVSDLSNSVPFKAPLVITNSVDSSMKGISSENFLPEHHGTVCGSLESVKQQEIPQKQPVYALLPDGRQAVFLKCMTPNKPVVQKHNVQENAYNQNCQPKKTGAMQQKLLLKIKTSTSDATTDLKQSVSNSVPSLQLDKMQSFKSPAIGQKQTIITSSDALFLPGRLMPANPSLASSNCVLPVEPVCSTKPTGAWSQKCSVNSTQAVIANKGNSYGSQRSTWNTRNKLSKVKPCLKQTGHKSSEAVVSQRNKNSKRKTKDDFQEPPRKKIMLHRRCKEKNQTEVVSKSSGPYRPRASKETVRTLKLLPFNSKQLVKCPRRNQPVVVLNHPDADVPEVVNVMKTITKFKGHVLKVSLSKRTIDALLESAYCNTLDIATEDLSQRRHRMIKPVSPVKERFVLKLTLKKTSKNNYQIVKTTSDNTLKANFSCWFCGRVFDNQDNWVGHGQRHLMEATRDWNSLV; encoded by the coding sequence atgcCATCTGAAAAGGAACAAACTTTTTGTGATAAAAAGCCGACCACTTTATTACAAGATGCTGCTGCAAAGAAACTTTGTGTTTGTATTCCAGATAATGCTGTGGAAAAAGCATTGGTGAATGATACTAGAAGTGTAATGCTTCCACCACTGATTTTAGATGTCAGTCTTTCTTATGGACTGAAAAATGTGAAAATTGATTTGCCCAAAGTGAACATTCCAAATGAAGTGGTATTGAAAAATGAAGTTGATAGATTCAGAAAATTATTTCAGTGTAAAGAGCAAACTGCAAGAAAATCTTTAAGTCAAGAGAAAGTAAATGGAAGTCATCTAAATTGTTCAGAGAGCTACAGTTTGCAAAGCAAACCAGAAGTGCAGTTTGAAGAAGAAGGTTTGAAAACTTCAGCAAAGATACTGAATTTCACCTGTACAAAatgtagagacaaaattagaTATAGCCCAAATGATCTACAGAAACACTTTCAGCTGTTACACTATGGAGAGTTGCCTTCATATCCTTGTGAAATGTGCAATTTTTCAGCCAATGACTTCCAGTTGTTTAAACAACATCGCCGCATCCATCGCAGCACTTTAGTAAAATGTGAGATTTGTAATGATGAGCATATATATACTCTGTTGGACTTGACAAAACACTTCACATCAAAGCATTGTATAGATGGGCATTTTCAATGTGAAAAGTGTGGGTTTTCTACCCGAGATGTGGGCACATTTGTTCAGCACATTCATAGACATAACGAAATCCAGTATAAATGTGGTAAATGCCATCATGTCAGCTTTACAAAAGGGGAGTTTCAGGAGCATCTTCTGGTTCACACTGGTGCATTTCCTTTCAGTTGTCAGTATTGCAACTATAGTGCACCACGGAAGGATTACCTTTTAAAGCATGTAATAGCTTTGCATAGAGATCACTTATATGCAAAAGATAAACTGGAGAAGGATAAATGTGAAAAAAGAATAGTAAAGACTCCAGCAGGGCTCAAGCTTATTTTGAGAAGGTACAAAACAGGAGCATCGAGGAAAGCACTTTGGAGACGGAAAAGAATTAACAATGGAAATGACAAAACTGAAGAGCAAAATGCACAAGTGCTTAGGAATTTGAATAAAATTCAACCCAGATCTGAGGAGCTAAACCAGTCTATAAAGGAGCTGCATATGAATGAAGAAAAAGATCAAATTATACATAACGAAAAGCATAATCTCCAAGGTGGAACAGTGTCGCCTACTACCATGCAATACAATAAAGCAGAAGATGGGTCAAGTTTTGGTTTGGGATTAATGAAAAATGCTGTTCATGGACCTACAGTTCTGAtggtgaaaaataataaaatatctgtTCCAGCAAACTACAGTGCTAAATTTATGGGATTTAAGATGGTGGATGGAAAACAGCATATTGTAATAAAATTGTTGCCTACAAATAAACAGAATGTGTATTTTTCGGGACAAAAATCTGATGGTGTTAAAGATGTCTCAGCTGATTCTTTGCTACAAACTGCTGATACTTTTGGCTTATCTTCAAGTGCTACATCACATGTAACTAATCAGCAAACTCTGAAGAATAATTCTCTTCACTCATTAACCTCCACTCCATTTTCATTTTCTACTccttcaggaaaaacaaaagcagaaaaacaaaataatgcttTATCACGTGGTAAGACTATTTCTCAGACTATAGAATCTCCCACTGTAGTTATAGGAAAGAATGCAACTCATTTGCCAATGAAGCCTGGATCAACTGCACCTCCATGTGACTTGGTGACAAAGGTTGGAACTAGGGGTAATGTTCTCTCATGGGAAAGTTGTATTGCTCACAGTCGTCCTCAGGTATTATCTCCCACAGTTACAAATACACTTCATTATGACCCTATGAAAATGCCCTTCCCTAAAATACAAAATGGTGGAGTGAGCAATAATGGTGGACCTAATCATCTCTACTATCCATCAGTTGATTCATCTAACCAGGGACTACTGCCTTTTCATAATTACTCTAAAATAGACTCTTCAGATAATCCATGTGGCATTTGGATGCCAACAGATGACAAACCTAAAGACTTTATGTCCAGCAAAATGTTACTTCCTCAAAACAGCTTGAGAAGTGACTCTACAGCCTCATTTTCACAGTCAGTGAGAGGTTTAAATCCTGAAAAATGTGTATCATCCCAGTTAAATATTAATTCAGTTTATGGACATGTAAACACTAAGAATAATTCTGTCTCTTCAAGAAACCAATCTAAATGTATTATTGACAGACAGTGTTTTATGGAAAAATGGCATGGTGGTAGCAAACAGTATTTGGACACTAATATAAACcaagtgtttgaaaatgtagctgAGAAAtctaaagcagaaaatatttcagattgtGCTAATTCATCCCTTATGCCTAAAATCACATCAGTTTTCTCGTTACATAGTAAACAGGCATCCAATTATTTGTCACCTGAAGTAAACCAATTACTTCAAGATGTGCTGAAAGTAAAATCAACTACTCCGCAAGAATCTCACAATAAGTTAAATACCTGTGTAAAACTTCATTGTGATCAGTCATTTTCATGTCATCAGACAGACAGTAAAACTTTTACACACTTAAAAGACTCCACTGCACGTGGTTTAGCCAGTTCTTCTAATGTAGGTGTTCATATGTCTAAGAGAGAGTTGAACGTGAAATGTAGCACAATAAATGAAGGTATATGTTTTGGGAAAGAAAGACAGGCACCAGTGACATCACATGATGCAGAAGAAACGGATAAGTTATCTAGAACTGCGGGTGTTGGTACATTGCTTAAAACTCATACAGATGCAATCATAACACAACAGTTGGTAAAAGATAGGATGCGATCTGCAACCCAGAATCCTAGCAGCTTCTCACCAGTTCTTCCAGAACAGAAGAAAACACTTTTAGTTCAGACACCTCCACCAGGGTTTCTTGTACCTTTGCATCTTGCTAACCAACCAAGCTTACAAGTTGTTTCAGGAAAACCTCTCCCGTCAGCAAGTTCATCAGAGGTTCATTTGACTAAAAGCATACCGGCAtccttccttttaaataaaagacCTGGAATGATATTGACATTTAGTAGTGGGACACTTGGCACAGTTGCAAATGTCACTGGTGATAGCTCTCAGATTTTAGGGAGAGTTACATCTAAAGAGTATCGTAAAATAACAGTACCAACTTCAAAGACCGAGTTGAAAAATGACAGTGTTAGAAGTGTAAATAATTCCTCTGGTGTTAGCATTGTGTCTGATGGGGCGGTAAGTGATTTGTCAAATAGCGTGCCATTCAAAGCGCCTCTTGTAATTACAAATTCAGTTGATTCTTCTATGAAAGGAATTTCTTCTGAAAATTTTTTACCAGAACATCACGGCACTGTGTGTGGTTCCTTGGAGTCAGTAAAACAACAGGAGATTCCACAGAAGCAGCCTGTTTATGCGCTTTTGCCTGATGGACGACAGGCAGTTTTTCTGAAATGTATGACACCAAACAAGCCTGTGGTACAGAAACATAATGTTCAAGAAAATGCTTATAATCAAAATTGTCAACCAAAGAAAACTGGAGCCATGCAACAAAAGCTTTTGCTGAAAATTAAGACCTCTACTTCTGATGCAACTACTGATCTAAAACAATCAGTTAGCAACTCAGTGCCCTCACTACAATTGGATAAAATGCAGTCCTTTAAAAGTCCTGCTATAGGGCAGAAACAGACTATTATTACTTCTAGTGATGCCTTATTCTTACCAGGTAGATTGATGCCAGCAAATCCCTCTTTGGCAAGCTCTAATTGTGTACTTCCTGTAGAACCTGTATGTTCCACCAAGCCTACAGGGGCATGGTCACAAAAGTGTTCAGTTAATTCTACACAAGCAGTAATTGCTAACAAAGGGAATAGTTATGGTAGCCAAAGGTCCACGTGGAACACCAGAAACAAACTTTCAAAAGTCAAACCTTGCTTGAAACAAACTGGTCATAAAAGTTCTGAAGCTGTGGTTTCACAAAGAAACAAGAATTCCAAACGAAAAACTAAGGATGATTTCCAAGAACCCCCTAGAAAGAAAATAATGTTGCACAGGAGGTGCAAAGAAAAGAATCAAACTGAAGTTGTTAGCAAATCAAGTGGCCCTTACAGACCAAGGGCATCAAAGGAAACTGTGAGGACTTTGAAACTACTTCCTTTTAATTCTAAACAACTTGTAAAATGTCCTCGGAGAAATCAGCCAGTTGTAGTGCTGAACCATCCTGATGCAGATGTTCCAGAAGTTGTAAATGTAATGAAAACTATTACTAAATTTAAAGGACATGTTCTTAAGGTCTCATTGTCAAAAAGAACTATTGATGCTCTTCTGGAATCAGCATACTGCAATACTTTAGATATTGCTACTGAGGATCTCTCTCAAAGGAGGCACAGGATGATAAAACCTGTTAGTCCTGTAAAAGAAAGATTTGTGTTAAAATtaacactgaaaaaaacaagcaaaaacaatTATCAGATTGTGAAAACTACCTCTGATAATACCCTGAAAGCTAACTTTAGTTGCTGGTTTTGTGGTAGGGTATTTGACAATCAAGATAATTGGGTGGGGCATGGACAGAGACATTTGATGGAAGCTACCCGAGACTGGAATTCATTAGTATAA